A window of Xyrauchen texanus isolate HMW12.3.18 chromosome 10, RBS_HiC_50CHRs, whole genome shotgun sequence contains these coding sequences:
- the LOC127650456 gene encoding uncharacterized protein LOC127650456 isoform X2: MAGQLKTSYGCKHEAQARGVYEKLMGREHAGFSCMDSGLWLNPKWPYMGSSLMGLLLVTVTELASARLSVHTLTKMKPICACVLGKRASASSMMGIISSP; this comes from the exons atggcaggacaactgaaaaccag ttatggatgcaaacatgaagcacaagccagaggagtctatgagaagctgatgggtcgggagcatgcaggcttctcctgtatggacagtggtctctggctgaaccccaagtggccatacatggggtcctccctgatgggattgttgcttgtgactgtcacggaactggcatctgcgagattaag tgtccacactctcaccaagatgaagccaatctgcgcttgtgtgctggggaaaagggcttctgcctcatcaatgatggggataatCTCTTCCCCTTGA
- the LOC127650456 gene encoding uncharacterized protein LOC127650456 isoform X1, protein MLVFFETLSKNCPRSAALMAREPYYKEFIPKSSMLPKTVLEYRTPETLQLPPKELGELCQVFQLEELIMSQVQAVESATRSQSASRIWFRQRAGRITASKLKQAIKTNPQQPSKSLIKAICYPEAYRFTTAATSYGCKHEAQARGVYEKLMGREHAGFSCMDSGLWLNPKWPYMGSSLMGLLLVTVTELASARLSVHTLTKMKPICACVLGKRASASSMMGIISSP, encoded by the exons atgctagttttttttgagactttaagcaaaaactgtccaaggagtgcagcactgatggctagggagccttactacaaagaattcatccccaaatctagtatgcttcctaaaactgttcttgaatacagaacaccagagactctgcagctaccccccaaagagcttggagagctatgccaggtattccagctagaagagctcatcatgtcccaggtccaggctgtagagagtgcaactcgaagtcagagtgcaagcaggatttggtttaggcaaagagctggacgcataactgcttccaagctgaaacaagctattaagaccaacccacagcaaccatccaagagcttgatcaaggccatatgctacccagaagcatataggttcaccacagccgctacaag ttatggatgcaaacatgaagcacaagccagaggagtctatgagaagctgatgggtcgggagcatgcaggcttctcctgtatggacagtggtctctggctgaaccccaagtggccatacatggggtcctccctgatgggattgttgcttgtgactgtcacggaactggcatctgcgagattaag tgtccacactctcaccaagatgaagccaatctgcgcttgtgtgctggggaaaagggcttctgcctcatcaatgatggggataatCTCTTCCCCTTGA